The Tachyglossus aculeatus isolate mTacAcu1 unplaced genomic scaffold, mTacAcu1.pri SUPER_30, whole genome shotgun sequence genome has a segment encoding these proteins:
- the LOC119921826 gene encoding LOW QUALITY PROTEIN: olfactory receptor 2B2-like (The sequence of the model RefSeq protein was modified relative to this genomic sequence to represent the inferred CDS: deleted 1 base in 1 codon), whose product MDLANGSSSQNVILLGFSDQPWLELPLFVIFLVSYILIILGNLTIILLCRVNSRLHTPMYFFLTNFSFLDLCYTTTTTVPQMLVNFAAHTEPSSYGGRVAQLFIFLALGSNECILLMAMSSDRFVAICQPQHYSTIMHHRLCFQLVAISWFSGVSTSVLQSTWMLKMPCCGCHRVNHFFCEVPALLKLSCVNTVTNESELFFNSFLSLLIPMTLILISYCFIVRSMLRIPLVKGRRWAFEPCVSHLLVVLLFFGTANYMYLQPLSPISLERGKMISLFYGINTSMLNPIIYSLRNKDVHCAFLGLVSKVPSLKV is encoded by the exons ATGGACTTGGCCAATGGGAGTTCCTCACAAAACGTCATCCTGCTGGGCTTCTCAGACCAGCCCTGGTTGGAGCTGCCCCTCTTTGTGATCTTTCTGGTCTCCTACATCCTGATCATCCTGGGAAACTTGACCATCATCCTGCTGTGTCGGGTGAACTCacgactccacacccccatgtacttcttcctcaccaacttCTCCTTTCTAGATCTCTgttacaccaccaccaccaccgtccCTCAGATGCTAGTC AACTTCGCAGCACACACAGAGCCATCAAGCTATGGCGGCCGTGTGGCTCAGCTCTTCATCTTTCTGGCTTTGGGCTCCAATGAATGTATCCTCCTGATGGCCATGTCTTCTGAccgcttcgtggccatctgccaacCCCAGCATTACTCCACTATTATGCACCACAGGCTTTGCTTCCAGCTAGTAGCCATCTCATGGTTTAGTGGGGTCAGCACCTCAGTGCTCCAGTCCACATGGATGCTGAAGATGCCCTGCTGTGGCTGCCACCGAGTGAATCACTTCTTCTGCGAGGTGCCTGCCCTGCTCAAGCTCTCCTGCGTCAATACCGTGACCAATGAGTCAGAGCTCTTCTTCaacagcttcctctccctcctgatcCCCATGACCCTCATCCTGATCTCCTACTGCTTCATCGTCCGGTCCATGCTGAGGATCCCACTGGTGAAGGGCCGCCGTTGGGCCTTCGAGCCCTGTGTTTCTCACTTGCTGGTGGTTTTGCTCTTCTTTGGGACAGCCAACTACATGTAcctgcagcccctgtcccccatctcaCTGGAGCGTGGAAAGATGATCTCTCTCTTCTATGGGATCAACACTTCCATGTTGAATCCCATCATATACTCTCTGAGGAATAAGGATGTGCACTGTGCTTTCCTGGGACTTGTGTCTAAGGTTCCCTCCCTCAAGGTGTGA